AACCTCCGGGGGTTCCTCGAAGCCGAGGTCGAGCGGTCGCCCCTGTTCGAAGAATCGGTTCGCCTCCAGTTCGGCGTCGGGAGCCTCGGAAACGCGCTGATGGCCGCGTTGGGCGACGCCGACTTCGGCGACCGCGACCTCGTCTACTTCGGCGAGGTCATTCAGGACGGCCTACTCGACCTGCTCGACGACGGGCGACTCCGGAGTGCGAGCGCGACGTCGCTGGCGCTCTCGGAGGACGGACAGGACCGCCTGTTCGACGACGTCGAACGCTACGCCGAGGACGCCGTTCTGCGACCGGCCGACGTCTCGAACAGACCGGCGCTCGTCGACCGCTTCGGCGTCGTCGCGGTCAACAGCGCGCTGGAAGTGGACGTGTACGGTCACGTCAACTCGACCCACGTCAACGGCTCGCGTGTCGTAAACGGCGTCGGCGGTAGCGGTGACTTCAACCGCCACTCGCCGCTGGCGGTCACCGCGCTCCCTTCGACCGCGAACGGGGGCAACCTCACGCGTGTCGTCCCGATGGTTCCCCACGTCGATCACACCGAACACGACGTCGACGCCATCGTCACGGAGCAAGGCGTCGCCGATCTCCGCGGGAAGTCGCCCCGCGAGCGCGCTAGAGAAATCGTTGACCACTGTGCGCATCCCACGTATCGCGAACGCCTCCGGGAGTATCTCGACGACGCGGTTGCCGGAGGGGGACACGTCCCCCACGACCTCGATAGCGCGCTCTCGATGCATCGAGAGCGCTGAGTCGGCCGACGCGTCCCGGCGAAGGAGCCGCGTCCGAGAACGGCCCGTTCGCTCGCCGAGTCAGTAACGGCTATGTGGGTCGTGTCACAACTACCTCAGTATGACTGATTCTGGCACAGCAGCGATAGTCACGGGCGCGGCGAGCGGCATCGGCCGCGCCCTCGTGAACCGACTGTCCGACTCGTTCGACGTCGTCGCCTGTCTGGACGTCGCCGAGGCGGTCCACGAGGTTGCAGACGGCGCCGACGGTGCTATCGGATACCGGACCGACGTGAGCGATCACGAGGAAGTCCGGAGCGTCGTCGACGCGGTCGAGGAACGGGCCGAGACGACCGCGGTCGTCAACAACGCTGCAGTCTCGCGGTATCAGTGGATCGGTGACCTCGAACCCGACGAGTGGCAACGGATACTCGACGTCAACCTCACCGGCCAGTACAACGTCGTTCACGCCGTAGCGACGCGGATGTACGAGCGCGAGCGCGGTACCATCGTCAACGTTTCGAGCGGTGCGGGGAAGTTCGGGAGCGCGAGCGCGGGCGTCCACTACTCCGCGTCGAAGGCGGGCGTCTTCGGGCTCACGCGGGGCCTCGCGAAACAACTTGCGCCGCACGTCACCGTCAACTGCGTCGTCCCCGGGCTCATCGATACGCCGCTAGCGACGGACTCGGACCTCTGGACCGAGGAGGAACTCCGGTCGTACGTCGAGGACCTCCCACTGGAGCGGCTCGGCGACCCGGACGAGGTCGCCCGCGTCATCGAGTTCCTCTGTAGCGACGGCGCGTCCTACATGACCGGAAGCATCGTCGATGTCGACGGTGGGGCCGCGCTCGTCTGACGGCTCAGGCGTGTCGGTCGACGAACCGCCGGGCTACTTCGGTCGCTCGTCCGACGCGGTGAGCGAGGCGGTTGCGACCGCGTCGAACCGAGGTTTCGGCGAACCGGCGCTCGCGGCCGGACAGCTCCGGGAGTTCCTCGGCCACCCGCAGATACGGGAGCCGTTGGTGGGGAAGGGCCGGGTCGTGTCCGTATTCTTCGCTCTCCATGTACAGTGCCGGAACGAGGAGATTCCCCAACTCCACTTGCAGGTCCTCGGCGTCGGCGGCCAGTTCCGGGTCGGACTCCGCGCGATTATCGATCAGCGCGTTCGCGTCAGCGACAGTCGCTTCGAGGTCGTCCAGCGCACCGTGAATCTCGTCGAACTCCCGCTCGGCGGCGGACTCGATGTCCGAGAGGACGGTTCGAATATCCTCGACGGCCGCCGTGTAGTCGTGGGGAAGGACTGGCGAGTAGCCGAAGCGTGCCGCCAGCGCGACGTATACCCGGGTTTCCTCGACTAACACGTCCATGTCGACTTTGTCTCGGGTGTCCTCGGGCGTGTGCCACCACCACCCACCACCGATGGGGCCGCCCTCGTCGGTCGCGGGGTCGAGCCGCGCCCCCGAGAGGAGCGAACTCAGCCCCGCGCCCCAGAACGACTGGTCGGAGTTGCGCGCGGGCCGTCCAGAACTCCCGAGCCAGCTCTCGTCGTCGTCGCGGAGCGGGAGGTCGGTCGCCGACTCGATGGCGTCGAGGTGCTCGTCCTCGAGTTCGGCCATGTGCTGGAACCAGATGCTGTCGGCCCCCTTCAGGCCGTTGAGGTCGACGTGGAGGTAGCAGACGCCGTTCTCGCGGAGGTCGAGCCACTTCTCGTCGGCGTACCACGCGCTACCCGCGTATCGGCCCGTCGAGTGGGCGGGCCAGAAGCCGAACACCAGTCCGCGGTGGGGGTCTTCGTCTGCCTCGGCGACGACCCGCGCTACCTCCATCGTCGCCGCCATCGCGGTGGCGTTGTCGGTGACGCCCTCGTACCACGAGTCGACGTGGTTTCCCATCACCATGTAGCGGTCGCTCCCGGTCCCCTCGATGCGGCCGACGGGACACGGAAGCGTGGTCAGTTCGGTCGTCACCTGCGTCCGTATCGTCGCTTCGACCGGTCCCTCCTCGG
The Halorussus salilacus genome window above contains:
- a CDS encoding SDR family NAD(P)-dependent oxidoreductase encodes the protein MTDSGTAAIVTGAASGIGRALVNRLSDSFDVVACLDVAEAVHEVADGADGAIGYRTDVSDHEEVRSVVDAVEERAETTAVVNNAAVSRYQWIGDLEPDEWQRILDVNLTGQYNVVHAVATRMYERERGTIVNVSSGAGKFGSASAGVHYSASKAGVFGLTRGLAKQLAPHVTVNCVVPGLIDTPLATDSDLWTEEELRSYVEDLPLERLGDPDEVARVIEFLCSDGASYMTGSIVDVDGGAALV
- a CDS encoding acetyl-CoA hydrolase/transferase C-terminal domain-containing protein — encoded protein: MPSDDERIADGLPVESADTAADRVPADGTVLVSGFGSVGYPKEVPLALARTDRDLSLTVVSGGSVGREIDVELVESDAIARRFPYQARSPIRTAVNDGRIAFHDRNISTLGDEVQYGGLGPGNVAIVEAVAVGEDWLVPSTSIGHTPAFVESASELIVEVNAAQPREIGRFHDVYRPGRPPNREAIPLDAPGDRIGGQAVRFDPEKLVAVVETDRRDQPYEFREPTADDRGVADNLRGFLEAEVERSPLFEESVRLQFGVGSLGNALMAALGDADFGDRDLVYFGEVIQDGLLDLLDDGRLRSASATSLALSEDGQDRLFDDVERYAEDAVLRPADVSNRPALVDRFGVVAVNSALEVDVYGHVNSTHVNGSRVVNGVGGSGDFNRHSPLAVTALPSTANGGNLTRVVPMVPHVDHTEHDVDAIVTEQGVADLRGKSPRERAREIVDHCAHPTYRERLREYLDDAVAGGGHVPHDLDSALSMHRER
- a CDS encoding M28 family peptidase, with translation MLDPINRDAESTLQSRIDADEMDAHLDVFDDLARVSGTQDEWEASEYVVEKLDEYGVDAEILEFEALISTPEEAEMTVTTPEKRDISQAITTSFGASTPPSGVDGEVVHVPELSEDALAAADVADKLVLTRGLPTPEPILDLEAAGAAGVVFESLGGEHLHEMIVTPIWGTPSRDDADRIPDLPVVEVTDSDGEWLREKAEEGPVEATIRTQVTTELTTLPCPVGRIEGTGSDRYMVMGNHVDSWYEGVTDNATAMAATMEVARVVAEADEDPHRGLVFGFWPAHSTGRYAGSAWYADEKWLDLRENGVCYLHVDLNGLKGADSIWFQHMAELEDEHLDAIESATDLPLRDDDESWLGSSGRPARNSDQSFWGAGLSSLLSGARLDPATDEGGPIGGGWWWHTPEDTRDKVDMDVLVEETRVYVALAARFGYSPVLPHDYTAAVEDIRTVLSDIESAAEREFDEIHGALDDLEATVADANALIDNRAESDPELAADAEDLQVELGNLLVPALYMESEEYGHDPALPHQRLPYLRVAEELPELSGRERRFAETSVRRGRNRLAHRVGRATEVARRFVDRHA